One Geotrypetes seraphini chromosome 15, aGeoSer1.1, whole genome shotgun sequence genomic window carries:
- the SERPINF1 gene encoding pigment epithelium-derived factor has protein sequence MKSFVLFLYFVSLLSSSSTQEAERQEEPGPVDEEDPFYKSPVNKLAAAASNFGYDLYRQQANKNPTANILLSTFSVATVLSSLSLGAGQKTETLIHRTLFYDLLSNLEVHDTYKELIASLLTPVKGLKTASRILLERKTRPKLEFLNQVERLYGSRPKVLSGNPRLDLQEANTWMQQQTGGKVVRFLKEIPSQTSILLLTAASLKGHWETKFDNSLTKMRDFHLDEHTSVRIPMMTARNTIIKYGLDSDFNCKIVQLPMTGGSSIMFFLPNEITKNLTMIEEGLTSEFVHDISKGLRPISMVFSMPKLKMSQETDLSSTFKEMRLEPLFSSPTFTSLSPRPSKLSQVKHKAMLELNEEGARVATPGVSSHLTFSLDYFLDRPFLFVLIDDESGTLLFIGKVMDPRSLAR, from the exons ATGAAGTCTTTCGTGCTTTTTCTGTACTTTGTATCATTGCTAAGCAGCAGCAGCACACAAGAAGCTGAAAGACAGGAG GAACCTGGACCAGTGGATGAGGAAGATCCGTTTTACAAGAGCCCAGTAAATAAGCTAGCAGCTGCAGCATCCAACTTTGGATATGACCTCTATCGCCAGCAGGCCAACAAGAACCCCACTGCCAACATCTTGCTGTCAACCTTCAGTGTGGCTACTGTTCTGTCCAGCCTGTCACTGG GTGCTGGACAGAAGACAGAGACCCTTATTCATCGTACTCTCTTCTATGACCTTCTCAGTAACCTGGAGGTTCATGACACCTACAAGGAGCTTATTGCCAGCTTGCTTACACCAGTGAAGGGCCTGAAAACTGCATCTAGGATCCTCCTGGAAAGAA AAACACGCCCAAAATTGGAATTTTTGAATCAAGTGGAAAGATTGTATGGCTCTCGGCCTAAAGTTCTCAGTGGGAACCCTCGGCTAGATCTTCAGGAAGCAAATACATGGATGCAGCAGCAGACTGGAGGGAAAGTCGTAAGGTTTCTGAAGGAAATCCCCAGCCAAACCAGCATTCTCCTCCTCACAGCTGCATCACTCAAAG GTCACTGGGAGACAAAGTTTGATAACAGTTTAACGAAAATGCGTGATTTTCACCTGGATGAGCACACATCTGTTAGGATCCCAATGATGACAGCAAGAAACACCATCATTAAATATGGCCTGGACTCTGATTTCAACTGCAAG ATCGTTCAGCTGCCTATGACAGGGGGTTCCAGCATCATGTTCTTTTTGCCCAATGAAATAACCAAGAATTTGACAATGATTGAGGAGGGCTTGACTTCAGAATTTGTGCACGACATTTCTAAGGGATTACGGCCCATCTCTATGGTTTTCAGCATGCCAAAACTGAAGATGAGCCAAGAGACTGATCTGAGCAGCACCTTCAAAGAGATGA GGCTTGAACCCCTCTTCTCTTCACCAACTTTTACAAGCCTGTCTCCAAGGCCCTCAAAGCTCTCACAGGTGAAGCATAAGGCGATGCTGGAGCTGAATGAGGAAGGTGCAAGAGTTGCCACACCTGGGGTCAGCAGTCATCTCACCTTCTCACTGGACTATTTTCTAGACAGGCCTTTCCTCTTTGTCCTGATAGATGACGAGAGTGGAACTCTCCTTTTCATTGGTAAAGTTATGGACCCCAGGAGCCTGGCCCGCTAA